In Cicer arietinum cultivar CDC Frontier isolate Library 1 chromosome 7, Cicar.CDCFrontier_v2.0, whole genome shotgun sequence, a single window of DNA contains:
- the LOC101489675 gene encoding probable receptor-like protein kinase At2g23200: protein METHKHHTIQHSIFSFAFFLLQFSLLQFLSLGSYTLQLTYFINCGSDTNIKQNNNVYIAESDPNYPKKSFQNSYTESNPSSTSLSLYQSARIFKTQSSYEFNTSPSNTYMLRFHFFSFSSPTNLSTAKFNVSVSNFSPLLTFDAKNTTNSNSPLVIEYLVNITRSTFKITFTPQKSSFAFVNAIELFKLPLHLFPDSLYRFNYKESTDEPLTPYIGGFLSRAFETKLRLNVGGETVTRDIDNLSREWLPDDSYITNPENAKNSSFDGIVKFAADDDGKYIGPNDVYRTAKESINGSNGLHINWSVPVEKNIDHLLRLHFCDIFNKQSGLTNFFLFIYDSYVGNVNDNIEVFTPYYYDYVVRSDNSGLLKVNIEPNTTGVDEPNAFLNGLELMKVIEASGLADLDDSDSKKVSLPVVVGAAVGGLVLVSVVFVVVFWISKIRKQKAVENSDWLPIPAAAGGGSSHSRLTDGTTIQGSPLPNINLGLKISFLDIQFATENFDAKRIIGKGGFGIVYKGVLKNGISVAVKRSEPGSGQGLPEFQTEIMVLSKIRHRHLVSLIGYCDERYEMILVYEYMEKGTLRDNLYNSTNMPCLTWKQRLEICIGAARGLHYLHKGATGGIIHRDVKSTNILLDENLVAKVADFGLSRTGPLDQHSYVSTGVKGTFGYLDPEYFRSQQLTEKSDVYSFGVVLLEVLCSRPAIEPSLPREQVNLAEWGLLCKDKGMLEDIIDNSIKGQIDPNSLRKFSETVEKCLQDDGCDRPKMGDVLWDLEYALQLQRGAIHREPHEDSSSSASVSIQLPNIRRLPSLSTLSEVDDMSIGRLDESDSAADSVFSQLKIDDAR, encoded by the coding sequence ATGGAAACACATAAGCACCACACAATTCAACACTCAATCTTTTCATttgctttttttcttcttcaattctCATTATTACAATTCCTCTCACTCGGATCATACACTCTCCAACTCACATACTTTATCAATTGCGGTTCAGACACCAATATTAAGCAAAACAACAACGTTTATATCGCTGAATCTGACCCCAATTACCCTAAAAAAAGTTTCCAAAATAGCTACACAGAAAGCAATCCATCATCAACATCTTTATCTCTTTACCAATCAGCAAGAATTTTCAAAACACAATCTTCATACGAATTCAATACCAGCCCAAGCAACACATACATGCTACGCTTCCATTTCTTTTCATTCTCTTCACCAACTAACCTTTCCACCGCTAAATTCAACGTTTCCGTTTCAAATTTCTCTCCGTTACTAACTTTTGACGCCAAAAACACCACCAACTCCAATTCTCCTTTAGTAATAGAATATTTAGTTAATATCACTAGAAGCACTTTCAAAATCACTTTCACACCTCAAAAATCATCGTTCGCGTTTGTTAACGCAATAGAACTCTTCAAACTCCCTCTCCATTTATTTCCCGATTCATTATATCGTTTCAATTACAAAGAATCCACTGATGAACCTTTAACTCCTTATATTGGCGGTTTTCTCTCACGAGCTTTCGAAACTAAACTCCGTCTTAACGTCGGTGGCGAAACCGTCACTAGAGATATCGACAACTTATCGAGAGAGTGGTTACCAGATGACAGTTATATAACTAATCCAGAAAATGCTAAGAATTCTTCCTTTGATGGTATAGTTAAATTCGCTGCAGATGATGATGGTAAATATATTGGTCCAAATGATGTTTATAGAACTGCGAAAGAGAGTATTAACGGTTCTAATGGTTTACACATTAATTGGAGTGTTCCAGTGGAGAAGAATATAGATCATCTCCTTAGGCTTCACTTTTGTGACATTTTTAATAAACAGAGTGGTCTTACAAACTTCTTTCTCTTCATTTATGACAGTTATGTTGGCAATGTAAATGATAACATAGAGGTGTTCACTccttattattatgattatgttGTTCGTTCTGATAACTCTGGGCTATTGAAGGTTAACATAGAGCCTAATACAACGGGCGTTGATGAACCAAATGCGTTTTTAAACGGGCTAGAACTAATGAAAGTGATTGAAGCGTCGGGTTTGGCTGACTTAGACGATTCTGATTCAAAGAAGGTTAGTCTTCCTGTGGTGGTTGGTGCGGCTGTTGGAGGTCTAGTTTTGGTTTctgttgtttttgttgttgttttttggATTAGTAAAATCAGGAAACAAAAGGCTGTTGAGAATTCCGATTGGTTGCCAATTCCAGCAGCAGCTGGAGGAGGGAGTTCTCATAGCAGATTAACTGATGGAACAACAATTCAAGGATCACCTCTACCTAATATTAACCTTGGCCTGAAAATCTCGTTCCTTGATATTCAATTCGCGACGGAGAATTTCGATGCGAAGAGGATAATTGGAAAGGGTGGTTTTGGAATTGTTTATAAGGGGGTTCTCAAGAATGGAATAAGTGTTGCAGTAAAAAGAAGTGAGCCAGGTTCAGGTCAAGGGCTTCCTGAATTTCAGACTGAGATAATGGTTTTGTCGAAGATTCGTCATAGACATCTTGTTTCCTTAATTGGGTATTGTGATGAAAGGTATGAGATGATACTTGTTTATGAGTATATGGAAAAAGGTACACTTAGAGACAATTTGTACAATAGTACAAATATGCCTTGTTTGACTTGGAAGCAAAGGCTTGAGATTTGTATTGGTGCTGCTAGAGGTCTTCATTACCTTCACAAAGGAGCAACTGGTGGAATCATTCACCGCGATGTGAAATCCACTAACATTTTGCTTGATGAGAATCTTGTAGCTAAAGTTGCTGATTTTGGTCTTTCAAGAACCGGTCCTCTCGATCAGCATTCTTATGTCAGCACAGGTGTTAAAGGAACTTTTGGGTATCTTGATCCTGAGTACTTTAGATCACAACAGCTCACAGAAAAATCTGATGTTTATTCATTTGGGGTGGTTTTACTTGAAGTGTTGTGTTCAAGACCAGCAATTGAACCGTCGCTTCCGAGGGAACAAGTGAACTTGGCTGAATGGGGATTGCTCTGCAAAGACAAAGGGATGCTAGAAGATATCATTGATAATTCCATCAAGGGACAAATTGATCCAAACTCACTTAGAAAGTTTAGTGAGACAGTGGAAAAATGCTTACAAGATGATGGTTGTGACAGGCCTAAAATGGGCGATGTGTTGTGGGACTTGGAATATGCTTTACAGCTTCAGAGAGGTGCAATACATAGAGAACCTCATGAGGATAGTTCTAGCAGTGCATCTGTTTCAATTCAATTGCCGAATATTCGGCGTTTACCATCTCTGTCTACACTGAGTGAAGTGGATGACATGTCTATTGGGAGGCTTGATGAATCTGATAGTGCAGCAGATTCTGTTTTCTCTCAGTTGAAAATTGATGATGCTAGATAA
- the LOC101496472 gene encoding UDP-glycosyltransferase 84B2, with translation MTVANEKPKILMVSAAFQGHINPMLKVANRLISNGFHVTFAITENCRDNILKNIPNSNSSSGLVLDFFSDGLSLDFDRSDVKTLIETLQEKGPINLSNLIKNHTKNQNFSCAIVTPFVPWAIDTVAQHEIPCAMLWIQASALYSIYYHYFKNNDIFPSLEDPNETVQLPGLPILEVRDLPTFILPSYPLHFKEVVENSFKDLEKVKWILGASFFEIEKEIVESMDSLTPIYPIGPLVSPFLLGEKDTNDLSLDMWNAEDSCIDWLDNRPNSSVIYISFGSIIVFSEKQMENIIIALKNSNKDFLWVFKPANNGGSEKEDSTLELLNEFKKESEGKGIVVKWCPQEKVLMHPAVACFISHCGWNSTLETVVAGVPVIGWPTWTDQPTNATLIENVFKNGVKVSYGEDGVASAEEIERCIWEVMDGPNASEIKQRAVEIKESARNALKEGGSSSNNFNKFIGDLLAKN, from the coding sequence ATGACAGTAGCAAATGAAAAACCAAAAATTCTCATGGTGTCTGCGGCCTTTCAAGGCCACATAAACCCGATGTTAAAGGTTGCTAACCGACTCATTTCAAACGGTTTTCATGTCACCTTTGCCATAACAGAAAACTGTCGCGACAACATACTCAAAAACATCCCTAACTCAAACTCTAGTTCAGGACTCGTACTCGATTTCTTTTCTGACGGTCTAAGTCTTGACTTTGACCGCTCTGATGTAAAAACCTTAATCGAAACCCTCCAAGAAAAGGGTCCAATTAACCTTTCAAATCTCATCAAAAACCAcactaaaaatcaaaacttttcaTGTGCCATTGTCACCCCTTTTGTTCCTTGGGCTATTGATACTGTTGCCCAACATGAAATCCCTTGTGCAATGCTTTGGATACAAGCTTCAGCTTTGTATTCAATTTACTATCATTACTTCAAAAACAATGACATTTTTCCAAGTTTGGAGGATCCTAATGAGACGGTCCAATTACCTGGTTTACCTATCTTAGAGGTTAGAGATCTTCCTACTTTCATTCTCCCTTCTTATCCTCTTCATTTCAAGGAAGTTGTGGAAAATTCATTCAAAGATTTGGAGAAAGTGAAATGGATTTTAGGTGCTTCATTTTTTGAGATTGAAAAAGAGATAGTGGAATCAATGGATTCACTAACTCCAATTTATCCAATTGGACCATTGGTATCACCTTTTCTTTTAGGTGAAAAAGACACAAATGATTTAAGTCTTGATATGTGGAATGCTGAAGATTCATGCATAGATTGGCTTGATAACAGACCAAATTCATCagttatttatatatcatttgGTAGCATAATTgttttttcagaaaaacaaaTGGAAAATATAATTATAGCTTTGAAGAATAGCAACAAAGATTTTTTGTGGGTTTTCAAGCCAGCAAATAATGGAGGAAGTGAGAAAGAGGATTCTACTTTGGAATTGCTAAATGAGTTTAAGAAAGAAAGTGAAGGAAAAGGTATAGTTGTGAAATGGTGTCCACAAGAGAAGGTGTTAATGCACCCTGCAGTTGCTTGTTTCATAAGTCACTGTGGTTGGAATTCAACACTTGAGACAGTTGTAGCTGGTGTCCCTGTTATTGGTTGGCCTACTTGGACTGATCAACCAACAAATGCTACACTTATTGAGAATGTGTTTAAGAATGGAGTGAAAGTGAGTTATGGAGAAGATGGTGTTGCAAGTGCTGAAGAAATTGAGAGGTGCATTTGGGAGGTTATGGATGGACCAAATGCTAGTGAGATTAAGCAGAGGGCTGTGGAAATTAAGGAGTCAGCAAGAAATGCTTTGAAGGAAGGTGGTAGTTCTAGTAACaattttaataagtttattgGTGATTTGTTGGCTAAGAATTAA